TGTTCCCTAAGGTTTTACTGCAGTGGTGCGCAGCCATCTCGAGCTGTGCAGCTGAAATAGGTAAACTGTTAACACGGCTCCACCACGTTCGTCTGTCTGCTTTGTCAGCAAGCTACTTGTGCTGTCAGGTTATGGCACTCAGCCGCTATATCCAGCACTATAAGCCATGCCATCAGGACTACTGGTCAGTTTGTCCGGCCCGAAGGATGTTGAGCCGCTGCGAAAGCGCTGAGACGCAGCATCGTGTTATGCCGCCGCCATACTATGATGCAGCTGTATCCCTGTCAAAGGCATCTCTCTGCTTGTGTAGAGCACATGGCCGCTCCTCGTGCTTCTCTCATCCCATCTCTATCTGTCCTCTGCAGCAATCGGACAACACAAACACGCccatacacacaaaaataaaagcttctcAGCACACAGACTCAACATTAGCAGAGAATCCACAATATCTCTGTTCACACACAGTCTCCTCACAGCATACACTCTGTCTGTGTTCGCACACTCCTACTACCAAACATGCTTGTTTGCTCCTTGTTCTGTGCTGGCTGGAGTCACACAGGACAAAGAGCCTCTTTTTTTTGGGGTGtgagacatttctgagagaGTCTGTCTGGCTCTGTCAGGAAGGAAGCCCACGACATGCTGATCCCACTGGAGACGGCGAGCTTCTCTCTGGCTCTCTCAGTACTGTCTCTCTCCGGTGTTTGTACTGTCGACCCGGGGCGCTTGCGGttcaaaaattcacattttctgtAGCACATCAGAAAACCTCTGGCTCGGCCGACGTGCTGCAGACAGGTGGAGGAGGGTTCAGGGTTCAGGAGGCCATCTGTGGTTTGTTGGTTCCTGTCAGGTTATGAGAAGCGGTTTGTgtggtttgttgttttaattccTGTTGTGGGTCTTTAATTATGAGACAGTGCAAAGGGGTCATCCTGCTGTTCAGCTCagatgctgtttgttttcttctactTGCATCTTAgctgcgatttttttttttttaatctcaaatgtACAGCTGACGTTAAAGCCAACATTTCTGCACCAACAGGAGTGGTCTCACAGAGCTCATGTTGCTTGTAAAACAGCAGAGGTTTTATCACTCCCCAGACGAGCCAATCACCGAGAGCCATTCTGCGAGAGCTGACAAGGCCGACCTTTTTGATGATCACGCTAGAGGCAATGGAGAGTAAACGAAAAAGCAGGACATGTGGAAGTCAAACTGCAGCTCTGCTTGAGTGTGTTCAGAGGTTCATTCTGAtatcttgtgtctcttttccCTCAATTAGAAAGAAAAACCCTTGTGCTCGCTCCTTTAATGCCCCCCCTGCggtaaaacaaacagcagcatccCCACGTTCACTTCCTTCTTCTCTCACCACAGCCAAGGTGTGCAGTGACCATGGCAACGGACGCCACGGAAACTAAGCATGACATGCTTTTAGAGGTAACCGAATCCGGAGGCCCAGGTAAATCGGAAAAAATTAGTGCTTTTTACAGACATCTTAAAGAGACAGTGTAATGAAGCTGATTAAACTGATCACATCATGAGGATGAGATGTGCTCAGTTCAATGTTCTCCACTCGCTGTCTCTTTAAGGTCTGCCTGGTGTGCTGGTGATGGGTTTGTCTTGATAGAAGACTTTGGTAGTGTTGTGCCGTGTTCTGTGTGCTGTTTCTGACCtctttgatcattttcttcTGGCTTTTCTTTGAACCTTGTAAGCAGATGAATAATCTAATCAGTGGGGCCATCAGGTGAAGATTGTGTCGGAAAAATTAGATCAGatttgtaaagaaaacatcCCTCTCATGTCTGTTTGTTAGATATAAAACTACAGCCAGCGactgattagcttagcttagctcaAATACTGCAAACAACTAGTAACAGTAACACATCTACCAACCAGCAGCTTTAAAACTCACTAATTAAAAGTGAAGTCTGTGATTCTGGAGGAAAATCTTTAATATTTAGCTAATTTGCATATAGAGATTAGATTTATTTCCCCCTCCCTCTGATGGTCCACCACGAACAAATCACTGAATCTTGACAAAAACGAGATTAGAACAGCTCATATTTAATATGTTACATTGCTTAATCCGCCCcgaaaataaaatgcaaaaacaggaATTGTGCCGTTTTGTAGGCAGTTATGTGCCAGATTATGTCTTTGCTGGGATCAGTTCATGGAGTTGCAGCTGCACACTAACATGTTGGGGCTTGTCCACACTAACAAGGACATTCTGCTAAACCACATTGTGCTCCAGATTTGGGTTTCTCATCTACATACAGAAGGCATTTAGATGCTCGAACTGagatattttttcttcaaatgatTCCTAAagtgcacatttaaaaaaatctagcTTAATTTGTAACCAAATGGAAGCAATGACGTCTTACTTCCAGTTGCTCACACCCATTGATGCTTTGTGTAATGCATAAGCGCCTGAAACATTAACAATGGCTGATAAAAAccagtttcattttgtttgatcAGTTGCAGCCGTTACAGGTTTACAACTGAACTTTGCAGTGCTTCACCGTTTCTCTGCCACATAAATGCCCCAACATCCATAGTTTAAAGTCCACAGAGACAACCAACTGACAGTCTTATCTAGTATTTGATTCTAAAAGCTTCAGTACAGAGCAACTGGACATCTGTTTTCGGTTTCTTTAAGACATTTCACCTGCCATCTAATAGGCTCTTTTAGCTCTGAGCCTCCAGCCTCTTGGATGAGCAGTAAAACGTTGTgaagaaccaaaaagaaaagtctGGTTGTTTTTCTACTGAAGCTTCTGAAGGGTTTCCACAACCAGGAGGACTGAAGGTCTACAAACACCTATCTGGTATTTGAAATAATAtgcatgtagactggcagggtAAGTTTGTTACAGCATTTGTAGCTGTTTATGTGTCTTCATAtacagaaaaatctgttttgttggCGAGGTTATTTAAAGTACACCTTTATTATGTATCAAAAAACAATGTGGTACCACCAGAAACTGCACTACGTCTCTTCTTCACAAGGGTTTAAAGTGACTTTGTTTAGGTCTCAGGCCCCAAACTTTACTGTCATGTTCACTCTCAGGTTACATCCAGGCTAatgaattttcattttaaaacccaATTTTTAAGTACAAACTGTCTTCATCCAAATGAGTGTTTTAGATTCTTTACAGAAATGCTCTCCGTGCATACTAACGCATATGAAAATGCACAAGAACTGCGAATGTGAGTGTACCCGCAAATCAGgaggtttgttttttaattgtagAAAAGACTACAGAGGAAAAACTGCAATTGTGAAAAGTAAGGCCAGATATTTCACAACAACTGCTGTCAGAGGCGACAAAATCAGCTAAATTCATCATCCATGTTGAATTAGTCAAGGTTGATGTCTTAATTTTCAAACATGATGAAAAAGGGGACGACATGTCAGAAAGTGAACGTTCATGTCTGCATCATCGTTTATTTCTGCTTGTCCAGATTAAAATACAACCTGGGAGTTTTCCAGTTAAAACTGGTTCAGCAAAAGTCTCTCTTGTTGGAATCCCAAAATGCTATAGTCGTGTGAAAAgcagaaatttttaaaaattaagatGATTAAAATGAAACCATATTAGTGTGGATGTTGCCCAAAGTGAAAAAGCTCTAAAAGCATGCTGTTTACTACCTTCCAagcattaaatattaataatagtcTCTAATTCTAATTCTAATTACAGATTATAAACTACTAGTAGTTTGTTATTTTATcctaatttcatttttttttttgctaaactAAACTGATTACTGTAGATTCATATTTCAGGCAGACATGAGAGTGGTATTAATCTAActttctgtcagagagaagaaatACATGAATCTCCCAGAACTCCTCCTTTAATATCAAGTAAAGTCCATCCCATAGTCAGACTGTTACTGTGCTGCCGTATTTCATCTCAGATTTGTGGATCAAGTGGAATTCAAAAGTGGTTCCTCTGAGTCGGCCTCCTGCTGGTTCCCTCGGCTTCCAGCTAGTTAATTTGCCTTCACCAGATGTGAAACATTCCCCAATCAGGTCCAGATGACCAGGGTCAGCACACCCTGCAAGCTGTGAGCAGCAAGAGTTAACCCTGGCGTTAGGCTGAGCTGCCGCCGAGACAACTACTCTGCAGAAAAAAGCGTCCTTTCTGCTTTCACGCTTGACTGTGTGAGCGCGCTCTCGGCAGTGCATTATGGGCTTTGTAGCGCCGGACGCACCCTGATGCTGCTGCAGGGAGACGCAACATCAGCGTCGCTCCATAATATCAGTCACTGCACTCAGACTGAGACTGACGGAGTCCTACAGAGGACTCAGTTTGATCAAATAGAcccaaaacaacagcagaactAGAAAACAAAGCACGGATTAGAAACATCAGTGACCTCTAGTTATCACTCTGTTGTATGTAACAGACCTGAGATAATCCACAGATTGGCAGATTAACCAGAAAACCagcctcctattctggcattctgtcagttttttaaagaaaaaattagATGTAAATGTCTCTCAAAAGCCATAAAAtgtaagatttttttctgcatttccatttCCCATACTAGCATGAGCTCAGCATCTTTGGGGTGTGGGCTCCAGGATGGAAACAACAAGCCACTTGCAATTGGcacttattttcattaaatctgcttctttgtttttttttttgcccagaTTTAGAGATACAGTCTCACATCATCCTAAAGCCACAACCAGAATCTGGTTAGTGCCGCTCAGCATAAACACTGGAATCAGGAAGATAAGAGCCAACCTGACTTTTGCTACTGCATGTccttaaaattaatatttaaatttgttaaGTACATATATttttctgctggaaaacattttatatCAACGTCTgttgcttttaatgttttatataAATGGCACATTTAAAACCTCAAATTTTATAGGAGGAGTTATAAGCTGGATTTTTGGGAAATTACTGCAACATTTCTCCATAACAGAAAGTATAAAgcgttgttgtttttacatgaaataCGGAAATGTGGAATGAATAAATAGGAGGTTTAGAGTATGTATAATTTAGTCTGTGTTAAGTTCAGCTAGCCAGCTGGAAGTATCAGCTTCATACTAAACTCCCTCTTTTAAACATCCCTTTTTAAAACCCTTAAAAACTCGACTCCATGTATCAAAGTTCCATATATTAAATAATGCCTTCCTTTACTGgttttgttcaattacagaTAACATCTagcaaagtcacaaaaaaaataggaatttataaataaaaaaaacaggccaagactgaataacatccacatcaaaAGTCTGTGCTTTTACAGTTGCGAATTTGTTCGTTTAAAACATTTGACCATAAAAGTAGACTGTTTTCACTGTATTTGAATCTAAATTCAAAcacaaatattattattatttgacagatatttgccatttttgaaagaaaaaatatgaatattatgGATTTGAAGATGGTAAACCTTTTAATTAACTGTTATGTGATGGATTTTCCCTGTTTGGTTACATTATGGAAAACATCAAGTAAAATCTCAGGaaaaaagatattgatttacatgctgactgtaaaacaacaacaaaaaactagcTGAAACTGTACATAACATCTACATCAGAAATCTGTAGTTTTATAAATTATTTGCTCTTTTAGATTATGTGATTGTAAAATTATACCATTTTATTGTATtcacatcatttaaaaatatttgttttacagatgtCAGTATTTTTACCGTTTTTAAATTTTCCTATATTCctcttttttggtgtttttacatattttttggcCCCCTTTGcaaccattttttttattatttacaattttttaggttgttttaaatgctgttttttacAATGTTGGATTAGGAAATCCTGtcaaaattttcttttttttttttttttgtcaagaaattTAGACTTTCTCCATCATAGGGAGCCAAAACCAAACCATCTTCAGTCCCAAAGTGAAAGGAACAAAAATTTCCATACTTAAGTGTGGACAAGATGGAAACTGTGATTGCAAAATGAGTTGCAGCATCTGTGTTTTGACCTCACATTTCTGAGAGATTCTGTGTAAACATGTCTTTAGTCTCCcacaaaagaacacacacactccagggTCAAGGAGTGAGGGAAATTAGTTTACTGTATCATTTCCCATGATGCCTCTGGTTTAGTGAGCAGCATGCGAAGTGAAATCCCACACCAGATGCTACTTATAGCTCTGAAAGGGATACCCAGTGAGCCCTGAGAACGCCTGTCTGCACCGCGGTGTAGAGTGGCTTCGTAGCTCGGTAACTTCACCCACTTTGTTCTTGCACTGGACCTCCACAAGTACACAGACACATTACAGATACACAGACAAAGGCAAAACACAAATAGACATTAGTAGACAGGAAGACAAAGCAGTTCTAAAGAAAACATTCTGTATTAGtagtttaaattaaaaactCATCCATGGGGATCCagagtcttttttgtgtgtgtgtctttgggaAAGTTTAAGATTTTACAACTTCCTCACATGAATCAGACTTAAATTTTACACTTACTTACTGGTTTGAGAATCCACATGAAGCAGCACCGACAGGGTTTATTACAACTGCTTGGTTTTATGACACATAGCAGGTTAATCAGTTTTGGCGCCGTGGTGCTCTTTTATTGCAAAAGCTCACACAGCTGAATTGATTCACTCTCTTGCTAGATGAGAGTGAATCTGTTCTGTGCGTGTTTCACTTCCAGAGCTGTTGTTTACCAGGTCAAATGTGATTTTAACTCTTGGATCTGCGTGGATAGTCAGGATGCTTTACGCTCTCTCGGGACCAGTAGTggattttcctgttttcagtCAGTAAATCCGGGTTTTCTTCACCATTTAAAGGCAGTTGCTGCTCTATTTATTACGTCTTCCGGCAAATACGAGTGAGTAAAGAGCCAAGGTTTTCTTCTCATTCCATCTGCTGTTTTGATTTACTTTCTTTTAACTCTGTCAACTGCGTTTCATGATctacactcacacatagaactATCACGCCCATATGCACCGTCCTGCTCGTTATCTTGTCCGAGGGCGAGAGATAAAGATTGATGGTCTTGACTGCACGTGGCCCTGGTTATCATCTTTTCTCTATTCCCAGCAGAGAGGAGGCGACAGGGCAAATTCCAGCCCTTCAGACGACTGTttgggaagaagaagaaaagggaggCGAAGGGGAGCTTTGATGGAGCGGAGCTAAAGGCGAGTTTTTCTACTGGGGAAGTGTGCAATGGAGTCGTATCTGACGATGAGGAGTCTGATCAGAATCTGAGGTCAGTATATAGACACTTACTTGTGTAATTCAGCTTTTCACTGCTCCTTTTCTTATTAAAGGCAATTATAGCTCCAAATCGAAGTATATCTTGCCAACATTATGCAACCAGTGAAAGTGGCCAGATTACTATAGATTAATGATGTAATTCATAGTTATACAATCTGTAATAAAAAGGGTGAGGCTCCACTCAAAAACAGCTTCAACTGTAAAGGCTTTAGCTCCATGTGAGCCTTTACTTGGTGTGATGGTGCGTAAAAGAGGTCGCTCATGTCATTGTGTTAAAAATGGTTTGCAGAGCGACGCAGCAGCCGGCTCAAGATAAATGAatgactgacagacagaaatgATGTTCTGCAGCACTCAGGATGCTTCTTTCTCCTGCAGGGAGTTGAGTCCCATTGGATCTCGAGCTCTGTCCCACGACAGCATCTTCATCCCAGAGGAGCCGGTGAAGGAGTCCGGTCCAAACCACAGCATGTCGCAGGAAAACGTGTCGGATAAAGTTAGGAATCTGCAGGTGGGTCTTACAGAGATGTGCTCTCAGTTGCTGAACATTTGTCTTTGCTTTAAAAATAGTAAtcgtttctttttgttgttgatcaCACAGAGGCAGATAGCACAAGGTATAAAGTTTGGCCAGAGGCCTCCATCTCTGAGGAGGAGTGAAGGAGATGAGGGCAGCTCAGATGAGGAAGAGGTTCCCCGGAGCCCTCTGAAGGTTTTGGCCCAGGTAGAAGCTGAGCCACCAAAAACAGAGCCAAAGGTAACAGCTTATAAGCTTATTCTGTTTGGTTTCATTTATAAAGAGTCCATATTTTGCTTTTGgggttttgtctttcttttagTGACTTGTATAGATTaaattattactccgccaagcaGACGGAGCTTCAGCAGAGTTAtgtactgtaactatgacaacaagtgaacgctacgtcaggtGCCTGCTGACagtcacatgattgcgatcctactgtAGATCGATTGTTGCAGACTTattcaggacttatccgtcggaaatgacagcaggaacttgattTAATTGTGGGGACGTTTCCGAGTCCTATCAGTTCTGGCCGCACACTACATTTTTAAgtcacgcaattcggtatccatacataacatgtgttacacatgaataacacacgcctgtgctcggCACAGGGTCATTTTCATTGCagatacatctatattaaatggccacattctatagtgccgtgatttctgccacaaattttttcaagatttcagccttcggaaatgatacgactgagcagccttggcagagtgcagttctctctgagtgcttttactGTTACATAAAGTGTCTGCAGACTTACAACATCCATGTCAAAGAAAGTTATTCTCTCCCAAATGAAATTCTGCTCCTTTTATGCCTGAAACTCCTCCTTTGaagtccaggcttttcttcCGTGACTTATCTACATCATCATGTCATATATTTGCATAACGCCTGCTTTCTGGCTAGTTTTGTCCTCAAACAAAGAATGAGCAGCTTTCTCAcaggctgctgttgttttgtccCAAGAGCCTCTTCTCCATCTCCATATTCAGGGATCCGAGCTTACTGTACATAACCAGCATTTCCTCCCTTTGTGGccgactgaccaatcagagcagatcaGGGTTTTCAGAAGGGGTCTCATAAAGACACTGGTGCTAAATTCAGACAGACAGTGAAACGATGTGCTGCAACACTGAGGTAAATAATGTGTCTAAACATGTTCTATTGAACTGCAAATATGGGATCTTTAATGTACAGCTCCATAATTTTACTTATCAAAGTTTATTTCCATGTGTAAATAGGTTGTATGAAGCATTTTGTAGCTCCAGAGAGAGCTGAGTGATGTCTGACATCACCTGAGTCAATTAGTTGTGTGTGAAGAAAAaggttcaaaatgaaaaaaaaatctcagtgtggaaAAACCCAAATCCTGCCCCTCATCTCTGCTTGAGGCCAGCAGTTTGAGGCTACATAGTTGTACTAGCCATAATTAGATTCTTTATTTCTGAGGATCTACACAAGATGTCAGTCTTTTTATTCTCTCCTGTCTGGTCCTTTGTAATGTGCTCTACATAGATATTACCCAGACCTCCGTTAATCACCTTCAATTAGCTCAAAATCCTGCTGCTAAGATTAGCACTTCTTCAAGTAAATGAGATCACATATCTCAACATGGCTCCTTGTGCATTTTTGCAttgatttaatattttactaCTGATTTTTAAGAGCTTATGTAATCAAGCATCTACTTATCTTAAGGATCTACTGACTCGGTTTGAACCTGGGGTGTCATCTGAGGTCAGATGAGATTGATTGTCTAACAACTATCATACTGTTGTGCTTTGTCAGTCTTGGGCCCCAAAGTCTGGAGTGACTCACCTACTAGATTACATTTACTACAGTTTTAACTGTCTTCTCAGAACAGTGTTTTTTAGAAAACCTTTCATTTCTGTGTGAATTTCTAATTTGCTATGGCTtaagtgcaatttcattcatgtctttatatttttctgaatcattttgtTGATTGATTGTTGTTGAATTTGTGTTGTCATTGTTAGAGGAAGTGCTATAAATGAAGCTTATTGTTATCATTATCCATTATTAGTCGTAGTACTCGTAGTGGTGtttgtagtagtagtattagtaccAATTATGACATGCCCAAACCGCCAATAGAACGGCTCCTGAGTTCTATTAAGGGTACTGTTGGCaggtttttaactttctgagtccaaaaacatgttttattgctGCAGGACTTTTTAAGACTGGGACTGAGGTCAGTTGCTCTATTTTAAAAACAGGGAGCTCAGTCGTCCGGACCACAACAGCCCCCCGGTGAAGTCCCCGAGGTCCAAACGAGTTCTTCCACCCTCCGGTACCATCGAGTCCATCAACCTGGATGCCGTCCCTCAGTCTGTTCCTCGCTTAGACAACACCGCCGCCAAGCATAAACTCTCCATCAAACCCAAAAAACCAGAGGATTTCCCGCAAGCACCGACGGTTCACACAGGTGGGAAGAGTTTGTAGCATGTTGTTGATTGATTTTGAGACATTTCCCTGCTTTTTTgtcgtgaagaaaatataaactAATTGTACTTCTGCATTCCCAGGATCTACAAGAGGTTTCCATTCCTGGTCTGGTGCAGGAGGACCTGGAGGCAGCAGGCGTCTCCACAGTCGACCATCGCAGAGCTTCTGTTGAAGAGTCCCTGGAAAGCTTCAAGAAACAGAGACTCCATGAGGAGGAAAGACAGGAGGCGAAGAGGAGAAGAGACCTGGAGGAGCAGAGGATCagacaggaggaagaggagaggaggaggagagcagaggaACTGAGGCTTCGTGAactggaggaggagagatgtCGCAAGCTAcagcaggaagaggaagagaggaggaagagggaggaggaggaggaggagaggaggatcagagaggaagaagagaggaggcaACAAAAGGAGGAAGAACGAatcaggaggatggaggaggaaagaagGATGCGAGAAGAGGAGGAGCGTCGGCAgcgagaggaagaggaggagaggagacgactggaggagcagaggaggaaagaggaagaggagaggaagaggcaagaggaggaggaacggaggaagaaggaggaggaggaggccaggAGGCAACAGGAGCTGGAGgctgagaggaagaggaagctaaaagaggaggaagaggaaagaaagagaaaggaggaaGCAGAGAAACTGAAGTTGCGGAgatggaggaaaagaaaaactggacGCAGAGGAGAGaataagaaaagaagaagaggaggagcagaggaggatgTCATTAGAGGAGGCTGATGGAAGCTCTGATCcacaggagaggaagaggagagctGAGGAGCTTCGCTggaaggagatggaggagagacagaggCCTTTCTCTTTCAAAGTTTCCTCTGGAGAGAAACAGATTCTCTTCCAGAAGGTCAACCTGACACCTGTTACGCCGGCATCCAGCCACCAGAGCGCTGCTGTCGCTGATCAAAGAGAAGAAGCTAAAAAGGCATCCTCCTCTGAAGCGCCAGACTCCCCAAACCTGCCAACGTCTCCATATGTCCCCCACACAGCCATCTTAGTGACAGGCGCCCAGCTCTGCGGGACAGCTGTCAATCTAGACCAGATCAAAGACACTGCATGCAAATCCCTGCTGGGTTTGGGAGAGGATAGAAAGGCCCAGGGAACACCGCCAACCAAGACCAAGACCTCTCCCGACCGCAAGTCTGGAAAACCAAATCACTCAACGAGTCGGCGCTCTCCACTGACCAGTCCAGTGCAGCCGTTCTGGCTGAATGGGCGAGTATCAGATCAAAGATTTTCAAGGGTGTAGAGGAGGGGAAGTATGAAGAGTACCCAGACCCGAGTAGGAACCACCCTCAGCCCAGCACTGAGGAACAGCCTGCGTTTGCTCACACAAACCTCAGGAAGACCATGTCCGCCAGCGCCAAGTTCTCCATCACCCCTGCAAAGAAGAAGTTTGGAGATTCAAATAGGAACTCTGAGGTGTTTGGTCCAGAAGAAAAGGAGGCGGCACAGGAAGCTACTCCATGTGAAAGCCCCACTGCAGCCTCCCCATCTCCAAGCAGTAAACCTCAGACCAGGACAAATAAAACTGTCCGCATTGTAGAAAGAGGGTCGGAGGAGTGTATGTTTGCCAAAGATCTGCCCTCTTTCCTGGTTCCCAGCCCCGGAGCCAAACCTGAGGGGGCAGAGCTGAAGAGCAGAGTTCATAGTGAGATGGAGGCGTCTGAAAGtagagaggaggcagaggagcgAGGACAGGACGGTGAGGACAAACCATCTCCTTTTGGCATAAAGCTGAGAAGGACCAACTACTCCCTGCGTTTCCACAGCGAACAGTCCacagagaaaaggaagaaacgCTACAGTGCCGGGGACAGCTTTGATGGCGTCCCTTCGCCTCTCACCCCCATCGAGCCAGACTCTGATGCCTCCTCTGTCTTTTCTGACAAATCCAGTCCCTCGTCGCCTCAAAAAGAAGGTGCGGTCGGCAAGTACTTACAAGCCTCTGCCTCCCCTCGGGGTAAACTGGGTAAGTCTGCCAGTTCGACTGCACACAGTGAAAGCGAGAAAGTGATTTCAAAGCCGCCGGTTTACCGAAGACCGACGACGTCACCCAAACCTACTGGTGCAGTCCCAACACCTCCTCCATCGCCGCTACCTAAGGCGGTCCACGGGCCCTCCCAGTGATGACATGAGCCAGAGGACAGGAAGTGCAGATTCTTCCAGTCATGAGCAACTGAGCAGGAGTGAGG
This region of Acanthochromis polyacanthus isolate Apoly-LR-REF ecotype Palm Island chromosome 4, KAUST_Apoly_ChrSc, whole genome shotgun sequence genomic DNA includes:
- the cracd gene encoding LOW QUALITY PROTEIN: capping protein inhibiting regulator of actin dynamics (The sequence of the model RefSeq protein was modified relative to this genomic sequence to represent the inferred CDS: inserted 3 bases in 2 codons; deleted 1 base in 1 codon) — translated: MSQENVSDKVRNLQRQIAQGIKFGQRPPSLRRSEGDEGSSDEEEVPRSPLKVLAQVEAEPPKTEPKNEQLSHSRPDHNSPPVKSPRSKRVLPPSGTIESINLDAVPQSVPRLDNTAAKHKLSIKPKNQRISRKHRRFTQDLQEVSIPGLVQEDLEAAGVSTVDHRRASVEESLESFKKQRLHEEERQEAKRRRDLEEQRIRQEEEERRRRAEELRLRELEEERCRKLQQEEEERRKREEEEEERRIREEEERRQQKEEERIRRMEEERRMREEEERRQREEEEERRRLEEQRRKEEEERKRQEEEERRKKEEEEARRQQELEAERKRKLKEEEEERKRKEEAEKLKKEEEEEQRRMSLEEADGSSDPQERKRRAEELRWKEMEERQRPFSFKVSSGEKQILFQKVNLTPVTPASSHQSAAVADQREEAKKASSSEAPDSPNLPTSPYVPHTAILVTGAQLCGTAVNLDQIKDTACKSLLGLGEDRKAQGTPPTKTKTSPDRKSGXTKSLNESALSTDQSSAAVLAEWASIRSKIFKGVEEGKYEEYPDPSRNHPQPSTEEQPAFAHTNLRKTMSASAKFSITPAKKKFGDSNRNSEVFGPEEKEAAQEATPCESPTAASPSPSSKPQTRTNKTVRIVERGSEECMFAKDLPSFLVPSPGAKPEGAELKSRVHSEMEASESREEAEERGQDGEDKPSPFGIKLRRTNYSLRFHSEQSTEKRKKRYSAGDSFDGVPSPLTPIEPDSDASSVFSDKSSPSSPQKEGAVGKYLQASASPRGKLGKSASSTAHSESEKVISKPPVYRRPTTSPKPTGAVPTPPPSPLPXRRSTGPPSDDMSQRTGSADSSSHEQLSRSEETSAVSQLRRSSHGQVQGEEEPKEKRSFFPSINIPWREKADRKTELIRREKPSLQSRHSLDSARVQDKEAGPLWITLALQKQKGFREQQQNREERRSQREAKLAEKQARERDSLQVTLVSPTESKGSGSTSPSSKPQTPEEPKRPDSLLGRFDRREHLKKANTLPSSVTVEIADSTPSPPAVKEVSKRFPSSDSPQVSTEPAWLALAKRKAKAWSDCPQIIK